Proteins encoded in a region of the Geobacillus genomosp. 3 genome:
- a CDS encoding biotin transporter BioY — protein sequence MRIHAFVWAAFFAALTAVGGFIKIPVPYVPFTLQIAAVYLSGCLLGPRMGALSQLLYVSIGLAGAPVFAEGGGLGYVLKPTFGYLLGFIAGAYTGGSLVRRFQWTKARDIWKANAAALLVVYAFGCTWLYIVMKWVAATPLTIGQTIWFGFLLPMPGDLVLCAVCSVIAARVWPHIRPLTMTRGIGG from the coding sequence GTGCGAATCCATGCCTTTGTTTGGGCGGCCTTTTTCGCCGCGTTGACGGCGGTCGGCGGATTCATCAAAATCCCGGTGCCGTATGTGCCGTTTACGCTGCAAATCGCCGCGGTCTATTTGTCGGGCTGCCTGCTCGGTCCGAGAATGGGAGCGCTCAGCCAGCTGCTTTACGTGTCGATCGGGTTGGCGGGCGCGCCGGTGTTTGCGGAAGGAGGCGGGCTCGGTTATGTGCTGAAGCCGACGTTTGGCTATTTGCTCGGTTTCATCGCCGGAGCGTATACCGGCGGCTCGTTGGTGCGCCGCTTTCAATGGACAAAAGCACGGGACATATGGAAGGCGAATGCGGCGGCCTTGTTGGTCGTGTATGCGTTTGGCTGCACGTGGCTGTACATAGTGATGAAATGGGTCGCCGCAACTCCGCTTACCATCGGCCAAACAATCTGGTTTGGCTTCCTGCTTCCAATGCCGGGGGATCTCGTGCTTTGTGCCGTTTGTTCGGTCATCGCGGCGCGCGTATGGCCGCACATCCGGCCGCTTACGATGACACGGGGGATAGGGGGGTAA
- the bioA gene encoding adenosylmethionine--8-amino-7-oxononanoate transaminase, with protein sequence MAYSCEQLEQWDKQCVWHPFTQMKQYAQERPLIIERGQGSYLYDVDGNRYLDGYASLWVNVHGHNDPELNAALREQLEKIAHSTLLGSANVPSILLAKRLLEYWPHMSKVFYSDTGAAAVEIALKIAYQYWKNIDPVRYAKKNKFVSLKEAYHGDTVGAVSVGGMEVFHRIFAPLLFERIEVPSPYVYRMDEYGSEQEIVRYCLRELERVLEEQHEHIAGVIVEPLVQGAAGIIVHPRGFLKGVETLCRRYGVLFICDEVAVGFGRTGTMFACEQEEAKPDLVCVGKGITGGYLPLAATLVTEDVYAAFLGKADEDKTFYHGHTYTGNQLACSAALKNIELIEARGLLADVQRKAHRLTERLEALYEIPIVGDIRQKGLMCGIEIVKERRTKAIFPRAAMMEHRIILEARRRGLVIRPLGPVLTFIPVLSMSEDEMTEAVRILFDSIACLYGQMRGELV encoded by the coding sequence TTGGCGTATAGCTGCGAGCAATTGGAACAGTGGGACAAGCAGTGCGTCTGGCATCCGTTCACGCAAATGAAACAGTATGCGCAAGAACGCCCGTTGATCATTGAACGCGGGCAAGGAAGCTATTTGTATGATGTCGACGGCAATCGGTACCTAGACGGCTATGCGTCGCTATGGGTCAACGTCCACGGCCATAACGACCCGGAATTGAATGCGGCGCTTCGCGAGCAATTGGAGAAAATCGCCCACTCGACGCTGCTCGGATCGGCGAACGTGCCGTCGATTTTGCTGGCCAAACGGCTGCTGGAATATTGGCCGCACATGTCGAAAGTGTTTTATTCCGACACCGGGGCGGCGGCGGTGGAAATCGCACTCAAGATCGCCTATCAGTATTGGAAAAACATCGACCCGGTCCGCTATGCGAAGAAAAACAAATTTGTCTCGTTGAAAGAGGCGTACCATGGCGATACGGTCGGGGCGGTGAGCGTCGGGGGAATGGAGGTGTTCCATCGCATTTTTGCGCCGCTGTTGTTTGAGCGGATCGAAGTGCCGTCGCCGTATGTGTACCGTATGGACGAATACGGAAGCGAGCAGGAGATCGTCCGCTATTGTTTGCGTGAGCTGGAACGAGTGCTTGAAGAGCAGCATGAGCACATCGCCGGCGTGATCGTGGAACCGCTTGTGCAAGGAGCGGCGGGGATCATCGTCCACCCGCGCGGGTTTTTAAAAGGAGTCGAAACGCTTTGCCGCCGGTATGGGGTGCTTTTCATTTGCGATGAGGTCGCCGTCGGCTTCGGCCGCACCGGCACGATGTTCGCCTGCGAGCAGGAAGAGGCAAAGCCGGATCTCGTCTGCGTTGGGAAAGGGATCACCGGAGGGTATTTGCCGCTGGCCGCGACGCTCGTCACTGAAGACGTGTATGCGGCGTTTCTCGGCAAAGCGGATGAAGACAAAACGTTTTACCACGGTCATACGTATACGGGGAACCAGCTCGCTTGTTCCGCCGCGCTGAAAAACATCGAGCTCATCGAAGCACGCGGTTTGCTTGCTGATGTTCAACGAAAGGCGCACAGGCTGACGGAACGGCTCGAGGCATTGTATGAAATCCCGATCGTCGGCGATATTCGGCAAAAAGGGCTCATGTGCGGCATTGAAATTGTAAAAGAGCGGAGGACGAAAGCGATTTTTCCGCGCGCGGCCATGATGGAGCACCGCATTATCCTCGAAGCGCGCCGGAGGGGGCTTGTCATCCGCCCGCTCGGCCCGGTGTTGACGTTCATTCCGGTCCTTTCCATGAGCGAAGACGAGATGACTGAAGCGGTGCGCATTTTGTTTGATTCGATCGCCTGTTTGTATGGACAGATGCGGGGAGAACTTGTATAA
- a CDS encoding pyruvate kinase — MHDKRELGARLAAFYREMAEWVGQKRKEVPLSFHEGSRDQLLAYAYMRGCMPSDLAEALEEHGWQLDGREAHLIDMMEQVLACLHVPVDGKTEWRKVTRKEANELLHERTKAVFGSSRPHRPTHIMVTMDESWVDEPGLIERLLLYGMDVARINCAYGSPETWESLVSVIRQAERQLAQQMQGRKCRIYMDLPGPKIRVDRLAVNMGTMKLSVKKNQYGEAIEPLVGLISFSSFPPPSPLPRDVSFMWQLTAEDGAAVEEGDELLFTDVRGKKQKLRVTEQIAPSCFKVFLSRTAYVQKEMKLQNGKASFTVSSALLIPVKAFATAGTPLHIYFDDAAFMAAYGGAGIKMTTTLAKAWRNVRAGDRLYLNDGQMVARIVKVHDRYVEAKVVFDGGKRKAIKQGTGLHLPDSFPHLTVPPLTDRDLEWIPFIASHADIVGLSFVQTPHDLRKLSYLLAEQGADSLPVIAKIETQTALHNLARLLLEGLQIPAFGVMIARGDLALEIGFDRLAAAQRDILALCRAAHIPVIWATQVLEQMAKKGIPSRAEISDVFLGKQAQCVMLNKGRYIAEAVRLLSSLLKKEERRGKPAMPEMDGERTDLFDL; from the coding sequence ATGCACGATAAACGGGAGTTGGGCGCCCGCCTGGCAGCTTTTTACCGCGAGATGGCGGAATGGGTGGGACAAAAGCGGAAGGAAGTTCCCCTTTCCTTTCACGAGGGAAGCCGGGATCAGCTGCTGGCTTACGCGTATATGAGGGGGTGCATGCCGTCAGATTTGGCTGAGGCGCTCGAAGAACACGGATGGCAGCTTGACGGCCGGGAAGCGCATCTCATTGATATGATGGAGCAAGTGCTCGCTTGTCTGCATGTGCCGGTCGACGGCAAAACAGAGTGGCGAAAGGTGACGAGAAAGGAAGCGAACGAGCTGCTTCATGAACGGACAAAGGCCGTGTTTGGAAGCTCTCGTCCGCATCGGCCGACGCACATTATGGTGACGATGGACGAGTCGTGGGTCGATGAACCGGGGCTGATCGAGCGGCTGCTTCTGTACGGTATGGATGTCGCCCGCATCAACTGCGCCTACGGTTCACCGGAAACGTGGGAATCGCTCGTTTCCGTCATCCGTCAAGCGGAGAGGCAGTTAGCGCAACAGATGCAGGGGAGGAAATGCCGCATTTACATGGATCTGCCGGGGCCGAAAATCCGGGTCGACCGCCTGGCGGTCAACATGGGGACGATGAAGCTTTCGGTAAAGAAAAATCAATATGGGGAAGCAATAGAGCCGTTAGTCGGCCTCATCTCCTTCTCTTCCTTCCCGCCTCCGTCTCCGCTTCCCCGCGATGTTTCATTCATGTGGCAGTTGACGGCTGAGGACGGAGCAGCCGTTGAAGAAGGAGATGAACTGCTGTTTACCGATGTGCGCGGAAAAAAACAAAAACTGCGGGTGACCGAACAAATCGCGCCGTCTTGTTTTAAAGTGTTCCTTTCACGGACAGCTTATGTGCAAAAAGAGATGAAACTGCAAAACGGGAAAGCCTCTTTCACCGTTTCTTCCGCCTTGTTGATTCCGGTGAAAGCGTTTGCGACCGCCGGCACACCGCTGCATATTTATTTCGATGATGCCGCCTTTATGGCAGCGTACGGGGGGGCCGGGATCAAAATGACGACGACATTGGCGAAGGCGTGGCGCAATGTGAGGGCAGGGGACCGCCTTTACTTAAACGATGGGCAAATGGTTGCGCGGATCGTCAAAGTGCATGATCGGTATGTGGAGGCCAAAGTCGTTTTTGATGGCGGGAAGCGGAAAGCGATTAAGCAAGGAACGGGCCTTCATCTTCCGGATTCTTTTCCCCACTTGACGGTTCCGCCGCTTACGGATCGCGACCTGGAATGGATTCCGTTCATCGCCAGTCATGCGGACATCGTCGGGCTGTCGTTTGTGCAAACGCCTCATGATTTGCGGAAGCTTTCGTATTTGCTTGCCGAACAAGGGGCGGACTCTCTGCCGGTGATTGCGAAAATTGAGACGCAGACGGCGCTTCACAACCTGGCCCGTCTTTTGTTGGAAGGGTTGCAAATCCCGGCGTTTGGCGTCATGATTGCACGCGGCGATTTGGCGCTTGAGATCGGGTTTGACCGTCTTGCCGCCGCCCAACGCGACATTTTGGCGCTCTGCCGTGCGGCACACATCCCGGTCATTTGGGCGACGCAAGTGCTCGAACAAATGGCGAAAAAGGGAATTCCGTCGCGCGCCGAGATTTCGGACGTTTTCCTTGGAAAGCAGGCGCAGTGCGTCATGTTGAACAAAGGAAGGTATATTGCCGAAGCGGTGCGCCTGTTGTCGTCGCTGCTGAAAAAGGAAGAAAGACGGGGTAAGCCGGCGATGCCGGAAATGGACGGCGAACGAACGGATTTGTTCGACTTGTGA
- a CDS encoding NAD(P)/FAD-dependent oxidoreductase, with protein MYDIAIIGAGPAGASAAIFTAKAGKKTVLFDHDKGMTKRAWVENHYGVPQISGPELVETGKKQAAKFGAELVEAQVTDVQKTDGGFRLETENGSYEAKHVIFATGVATDLAEKIGLRTKPGTEPRIKTVLDVDADGKTNIDGIWAAGTVAGVSVHTIITAGNGANVAINVISELNGERYVDHDVLKK; from the coding sequence ATGTACGACATCGCCATTATCGGGGCCGGCCCCGCGGGGGCAAGCGCCGCCATTTTCACCGCCAAAGCCGGGAAGAAAACCGTCTTGTTTGACCATGACAAAGGGATGACGAAACGCGCTTGGGTGGAAAACCATTACGGCGTCCCGCAAATCAGCGGGCCGGAATTGGTGGAAACCGGGAAAAAGCAAGCAGCGAAATTCGGCGCGGAATTGGTCGAAGCACAAGTGACCGACGTGCAAAAAACAGACGGGGGGTTCCGTCTCGAAACGGAAAACGGCTCCTATGAGGCGAAACACGTCATTTTCGCCACCGGCGTCGCCACCGATCTGGCGGAAAAAATCGGCCTGCGCACAAAACCGGGAACAGAGCCGCGCATTAAAACGGTGCTTGACGTCGATGCCGACGGCAAAACGAACATCGACGGCATTTGGGCGGCCGGGACGGTCGCCGGCGTCAGCGTCCATACGATCATCACCGCCGGCAACGGCGCGAACGTTGCCATCAACGTCATTAGCGAGCTGAACGGCGAGCGATATGTCGATCATGATGTATTGAAAAAATGA
- a CDS encoding Ger(x)C family spore germination protein, with translation MRMRTALLAMAIVAILSGCLRKEILDDINIESAVGFDEAGKDKVRGTILIPVYKKGETANKTLTAVSTTAKDVMEELQYKTSEPLVSGSIETALYGERLARKGIFPFVDQLRRDASIGTRLYLAVVDGTAKHLLEGNYGRQGSGIYLSNLVRQNIEQRDLPKTNLHLFLKSYYADGKDPFLPYVRRAGEDVQVAGVALFRGDRVVDTLKRNDMFYFKIAMDSYSEGTHTIRLDNQNFVSIKNISTKRTISFSGPKTRPSIHIHIALEGVVREYKRGAFTFAVRRSVEKTFAQQIRSKTGALLRCFQEHQIDPVGLGEFAASHYRRFHYRDFYKHYDQLPIRVTADVTIRDSGIIE, from the coding sequence ATGAGAATGCGGACCGCCCTGTTGGCTATGGCCATCGTCGCCATCTTGTCCGGCTGCCTTCGCAAAGAAATTTTAGATGATATCAATATTGAAAGCGCCGTTGGATTTGATGAGGCGGGAAAAGACAAAGTTCGGGGAACCATTCTCATTCCGGTTTACAAAAAAGGAGAAACAGCGAACAAAACGTTGACGGCCGTTTCCACTACGGCGAAAGATGTGATGGAAGAACTGCAATACAAAACATCCGAACCGCTCGTCAGCGGAAGCATTGAGACTGCCTTGTACGGGGAACGCCTCGCCAGAAAAGGAATATTTCCGTTCGTTGATCAACTTCGTCGCGATGCAAGCATCGGGACGCGACTTTATTTGGCCGTGGTGGACGGGACGGCCAAACATCTGCTCGAGGGAAATTATGGCCGCCAAGGAAGCGGCATTTACCTTTCCAACTTGGTCAGACAAAATATCGAGCAACGGGATTTGCCGAAAACAAATTTACATTTATTTCTAAAATCATACTACGCCGATGGAAAAGACCCGTTTTTGCCATACGTACGCCGGGCCGGTGAAGATGTACAGGTGGCCGGCGTAGCCTTATTCCGCGGCGACCGGGTTGTCGATACGCTGAAACGAAACGACATGTTCTACTTTAAAATCGCCATGGATTCTTATAGTGAAGGCACCCATACCATCCGGCTCGACAACCAAAACTTCGTATCCATTAAAAACATCTCGACAAAGCGGACCATTTCTTTTTCAGGCCCCAAAACCCGACCGTCCATTCATATTCATATCGCCCTTGAAGGCGTCGTGCGCGAATACAAACGCGGGGCGTTCACATTCGCTGTCCGCCGGTCTGTCGAAAAAACATTTGCGCAACAAATCCGCTCGAAAACCGGGGCCCTTCTCCGCTGTTTTCAAGAACACCAAATCGACCCGGTCGGCCTTGGCGAATTTGCCGCCAGTCATTATCGCCGCTTTCACTACCGTGATTTTTACAAGCATTACGACCAGCTTCCGATCCGCGTCACCGCCGATGTGACGATCCGTGACAGCGGCATTATCGAATAA
- the bioD gene encoding dethiobiotin synthase produces the protein MGNVIFMTGTGTEIGKTVVTSIAALALERLGMSVSVFKPVQTGLAEDGVSFAEQDWYERVAKLPAVEGMYYMEPAMSPHLAAALTGTSIEPERIAERLERLKQRYDVVLVEGAGGLAVPWCERDGRWYMTGDFVRDYRLPAVLVSLSSLGAIHHAVTTAAYADAKGIRLLGLAFNRFQEQDIIDRNNVDMIAALVQLPVLAVVPLLPAVTREELERLAEQWIRQGEAKRWLEVLGVGV, from the coding sequence ATGGGAAACGTAATTTTTATGACCGGAACAGGAACGGAAATCGGCAAGACGGTGGTGACGTCCATCGCGGCATTGGCGCTCGAGCGGCTTGGCATGAGTGTAAGTGTGTTTAAACCGGTTCAGACCGGACTGGCCGAAGATGGGGTGTCGTTTGCCGAGCAGGATTGGTATGAACGAGTGGCCAAGCTTCCCGCTGTGGAAGGGATGTACTATATGGAGCCGGCGATGTCGCCGCATTTGGCAGCGGCGTTGACCGGGACGTCCATCGAACCGGAGCGGATTGCCGAACGGCTCGAGCGGCTGAAACAGCGCTATGATGTCGTGCTCGTCGAAGGGGCGGGAGGGTTGGCCGTCCCGTGGTGCGAGCGCGACGGAAGGTGGTATATGACGGGCGATTTTGTCCGCGACTATCGGCTGCCGGCGGTGCTCGTGTCGCTCTCAAGCCTCGGGGCGATTCACCACGCGGTGACGACGGCGGCGTATGCGGACGCCAAAGGCATTCGGTTGTTGGGTCTTGCGTTCAATCGGTTTCAGGAGCAAGACATCATCGACCGAAACAATGTCGACATGATTGCCGCTTTGGTGCAGCTGCCGGTGCTGGCGGTCGTGCCGCTTCTTCCTGCAGTGACAAGGGAGGAGCTGGAAAGGCTGGCGGAACAGTGGATTAGGCAAGGGGAAGCGAAACGATGGCTGGAGGTGTTGGGCGTTGGCGTATAG